In the Manis javanica isolate MJ-LG chromosome 14, MJ_LKY, whole genome shotgun sequence genome, one interval contains:
- the RUSC1 gene encoding AP-4 complex accessory subunit RUSC1 isoform X7: MLSPQRALLCNLNHIHLQHVSLGLHLSRRPELREGPLSTSPPPGDTGGKESRRPCSGTLVDANSNSPAVPCRCCQEHGSGLENRQDPAQEEEGAASPSDPGCSSSLSSCSDLSPDESPISVYSRDLPGNEDVHPQPSIIPLEQGSPLASAGPGICSPDSFCCSPDSCSGDSSTPGPGLDSNCNALITCQDLPSPGLEEEEDGGEQSLPTSELPEADEEKTDAGKTEPSWKINPIWKIDTEKTEAGWKITENNNSGLKTNGNPNSSWEFEPAKFDSGWKTNAGISDSGSKTDAGKTDGGWRSDVSEKPVPHRTITSFHELAQKRKRGSGLPLVQQAKKDRSDWLIVFSPDTELPPTGSLGGSPAPAREVTTFKELRSRIRAPPPPVPPRDPPASWALVPPRPPPPPVPPRRKKNRPGLQPIAEGQPEEGRAGSPEAGEEATATKEPEEPGTQASLEASPSLLLPRPLVFRFSADGRPLLEGGGAGAAGSLLLARPLAGWPGTGLRLLGAPSPPEEQLLPVRLSPVGAYSPPARGTLPCLASPELALLLSPLFPRSSTFPAAAPPPRQVPAPLLPPPPLPPKAPRWTRSPPPPPRLLRSSWSFAGVPGAQRLWMAEAQSGTGQLQEQKKGLLIAVSASVDKIISHFGAARNLVQKNQLGDSRLSPDVGHLVLTTLCPALHALVADGLKPFRKDLITGQRRSSPWSVVEASVKPGEGREFGTGALRPGRAGAWLTAPMSSGSSTRSLGTLYSQVSRLAPLSSSRSRFHAFILGLLKGPGVLLLPEFVSPPSSAALSSWSCGFPVCRKMQACCLSCTCPLDSSPWPGEAVPPCPRSCCSCYSRCRCSPSTWTCSLRPTTCPWARRRPLPPQARPQPCSRLCKLCCTGGASWPRAFGGLLGRPLLVHQPPQAFPRQAAGGSS, translated from the exons ATGCTGTCCCCTCAGAGGGCTTTACTCTGCAACCTCAACCACATCCACCTCCAGCATGTTTCTCTGGGCCTGCATTTGTCCCGCCGTCCTGAGCTACGGGAGGGGCCTTTGAGCACGTCTCCTCCCCCAGGGGACACCGGGGGCAAAGAGAGCAGGCGTCCCTGCAGCGGGACCTTAGTGGACGCCAATTCCAACAGCCCCGCCGTGCCCTGCCGATGCTGCCAGGAGCACGGGTCAGGCCTAGAAAACCGACAGGACCCAGCACAGGAGGAAGAGGGGGCTGCCTCTCCCTCGGATCCAGgctgctcctcctccctcagctcttGCTCAGACCTTAGCCCCGATGAGTCCCCCATCTCAGTCTACTCTCGGGACCTCCCTGGCAACGAGGATgtccacccccagcccagcatCATCCCCCTGGAGCAGGGCTCCCCACTCGCTTCCGCAGGCCCTGGCATCTGCTCCCCGGACAGCTTCTGTTGCTCTCCCGATTCCTGCTCTGGAGATTCCTCCACACCCGGCCCGGGCCTGGACTCCAACTGCAACGCCCTGATCACCTGCCAGGACCTCCCTTCCCCAGGGCTAGAGGAAGAGGAGGACGGTGGGGAGCAGAGCCTCCCTACTTCCGAGCTCCCAGAGGCGGATGAGGAGAAAACCGACGCTGGGAAAACCGAACCCAGTTGGAAAATTAACCCCATTTGGAAAATTGAcacagagaaaactgaagctggCTGGAAAATCACTGAGAACAATAACTCTGGTTTGAAAACCAATGGGAATCCTAACTCTAGCTGGGAATTTGAACCTGCAAAATTCGACTCCGGTTGGAAAACCAACGCAGGAATAAGTGATTCTGGCTCGAAAACAGATGCAGGGAAAACTGATGGGGGATGGAGAAGTGACGTCAGCGAGAAGCCGGTGCCCCACCGGACAATCACGTCCTTCCACGAGCTGGCTCAGAAGCGCAAGCGGGGCTCGGGGCTGCCCCTCGTGCAGCAGGCCAAGAAAGACCGCAGTGACTGGCTCATAGTTTTCTCTCCCGACACCGAGCTGCCACCGACCGGGTCGCTGGGCGGCTCTCCGGCGCCTGCCCGGGAAGTCACTACCTTCAAGGAACTCCGGTCCCGAATCCGGGCCCCGCCCCCGCCAGTCCCTCCCCGAGACCCCCCCGCTAGCTGGGCCTTGGTTCCACCccggcctccacccccacccgtCCCTCCCCGGAGGAAGAAGAACCGACCTGGGCTGCAGCCCATAGCGGAGGGACAGCCCGAGGAGGGCAGGGCGGGTAGCCCCGAGGCTGGCGAGGAGGCCACGGCCACGAAGGAGCCGGAAGAGCCCGGCACGCAGGCCAGTCTTGAGG CCAGTCCCTCACTCCTGCTCCCTCGGCCCCTGGTTTTCCGGTTCTCGGCCGACGGGCGCCCCCTGTTGGAGGGAGGGGGCGCGGGTGCAGCTGGGTCTCTGCTCCTAGCGAGGCCTCTGGCCGGCTGGCCCGGCACCGGGCTGCGGCTGCTGGGGGCGCCGAGTCCCCCAGAGGAGCAGCTCCTGCCTGTTCGCCTGTCCCCGGTGGGAGCCTATTCGCCTCCGGCTCGGGGGACCCTGCCCTGCCTGGCCAGCCCTGAGCTGGCACTGCTGCTGTCCCCGCTCTTTCCCAGAAGTAGCACCTTCCCTGCCGCGGCTCCCCCACCCCGCCAGGTACCCGCCCCCCTGCTGCCACCGCCACCTCTTCCGCCGAAGGCCCCTCGCTGGACCAGGAGCCCACCGCCTCCGCCCAGGCTAC TCCGTAGTTCCTGGTCGTTCGCCGGTGTCCCCGGGGCCCAGCGACTGTGGATGGCAGAAGCCCAGAGTGGGACTGGCCAGCTGCAGGAGCAGAAAAAAG GTCTCCTGATAGCCGTCAGCGCCTCAGTGGATAAAATCATCTCGCACTTTGGGGCCGCGCGGAACTTGGTTCAGAAG AACCAGTTGGGTGATAGCCGACTGAGCCCAGATGTGGGGCACTTGGTGCTGACCACCCTCTGCCCAGCTCTCCACGCCCTGGTGGCTGACGGGCTGAAGCCTTTCCGGAAGGACCTCATCACTGGGCAGCGCAGGAGCAGCCCCTGGAGCGTGGTGGAGGCATCTGTGAAGCCAGGTGAAGGCCGAGAGTTTGGGACCGGCGCGCTGAGACCcggcagggctggggcctggctgACGGCACCCATGTCCTCAGGCTCCAGCACTCGATCCCTTGGCACCCTGTACAGCCAGGTCAGCCGCCTGGCTCCCCTGAGCAGCAGCCGCAGCCGCTTCCACGCCTTCATCCTGGGCCTCCTCAA aggCCCTGGAGTCCTCCTTCTCCCTGAATTTGTGTCCCCGCCTTCCTCTGCAGCACTAAGCAGTTGGAGCTGTGGTTTTCCAGTCTGCAGGAAGATGCAG GCCTGCTGTCTCTCCTGTACTTGCCCACTGGATTCTTCTCCCTGGCCCGGGGAGGCTGTCCCTCCCTGTCCACGGAGCTGCTGCTCCTGCTACAGCCGTTGTCGGTGCTCACCTTCCACCTGGACCTGCTCTTTGAGGCCCACCACCTGCCCCTGGGCCCGCCGCAGGCCCCTGCCCCCGCAGGCTCGCCCCCAGCCCTGCAGCAGACTGTGCAAGCTGTGCTGCACTGGGGGGGCCAGCTGGCCCAGAGCCTTCGGGGGGCTTCTGGGGAGACCGCTCCTGGTGCATCAGCCCCCTCAAGCCTTCCCGCGCCAGGCAGCTGGTGGGAGCAGCTGA
- the RUSC1 gene encoding AP-4 complex accessory subunit RUSC1 isoform X2 has protein sequence MLSPQRALLCNLNHIHLQHVSLGLHLSRRPELREGPLSTSPPPGDTGGKESRRPCSGTLVDANSNSPAVPCRCCQEHGSGLENRQDPAQEEEGAASPSDPGCSSSLSSCSDLSPDESPISVYSRDLPGNEDVHPQPSIIPLEQGSPLASAGPGICSPDSFCCSPDSCSGDSSTPGPGLDSNCNALITCQDLPSPGLEEEEDGGEQSLPTSELPEADEEKTDAGKTEPSWKINPIWKIDTEKTEAGWKITENNNSGLKTNGNPNSSWEFEPAKFDSGWKTNAGISDSGSKTDAGKTDGGWRSDVSEKPVPHRTITSFHELAQKRKRGSGLPLVQQAKKDRSDWLIVFSPDTELPPTGSLGGSPAPAREVTTFKELRSRIRAPPPPVPPRDPPASWALVPPRPPPPPVPPRRKKNRPGLQPIAEGQPEEGRAGSPEAGEEATATKEPEEPGTQASLEASPSLLLPRPLVFRFSADGRPLLEGGGAGAAGSLLLARPLAGWPGTGLRLLGAPSPPEEQLLPVRLSPVGAYSPPARGTLPCLASPELALLLSPLFPRSSTFPAAAPPPRQVPAPLLPPPPLPPKAPRWTRSPPPPPRLLRSSWSFAGVPGAQRLWMAEAQSGTGQLQEQKKGLLIAVSASVDKIISHFGAARNLVQKNQLGDSRLSPDVGHLVLTTLCPALHALVADGLKPFRKDLITGQRRSSPWSVVEASVKPGSSTRSLGTLYSQVSRLAPLSSSRSRFHAFILGLLNTKQLELWFSSLQEDAGLLSLLYLPTGFFSLARGGCPSLSTELLLLLQPLSVLTFHLDLLFEAHHLPLGPPQAPAPAGSPPALQQTVQAVLHWGGQLAQSLRGASGETAPGASAPSSLPAPGSWWEQLTQASRVYASGGTEGFRSRHQGMAAEGAQERSLPTEAAPGRGLWLGRLFGVPGGLTETESGAPKSRRPSSWLPLTMSVLALVKRGTAPETPSPPEELEASAPSPVQTCRAASAFTELNQEIFCTVGRGSPGTARRPHLTSSQHLPLVPHRAVRALCDHAAAAPDQLSFRRGEVLRVIATVDEDWLRCGRGGVEGLVPVGYTSLVL, from the exons ATGCTGTCCCCTCAGAGGGCTTTACTCTGCAACCTCAACCACATCCACCTCCAGCATGTTTCTCTGGGCCTGCATTTGTCCCGCCGTCCTGAGCTACGGGAGGGGCCTTTGAGCACGTCTCCTCCCCCAGGGGACACCGGGGGCAAAGAGAGCAGGCGTCCCTGCAGCGGGACCTTAGTGGACGCCAATTCCAACAGCCCCGCCGTGCCCTGCCGATGCTGCCAGGAGCACGGGTCAGGCCTAGAAAACCGACAGGACCCAGCACAGGAGGAAGAGGGGGCTGCCTCTCCCTCGGATCCAGgctgctcctcctccctcagctcttGCTCAGACCTTAGCCCCGATGAGTCCCCCATCTCAGTCTACTCTCGGGACCTCCCTGGCAACGAGGATgtccacccccagcccagcatCATCCCCCTGGAGCAGGGCTCCCCACTCGCTTCCGCAGGCCCTGGCATCTGCTCCCCGGACAGCTTCTGTTGCTCTCCCGATTCCTGCTCTGGAGATTCCTCCACACCCGGCCCGGGCCTGGACTCCAACTGCAACGCCCTGATCACCTGCCAGGACCTCCCTTCCCCAGGGCTAGAGGAAGAGGAGGACGGTGGGGAGCAGAGCCTCCCTACTTCCGAGCTCCCAGAGGCGGATGAGGAGAAAACCGACGCTGGGAAAACCGAACCCAGTTGGAAAATTAACCCCATTTGGAAAATTGAcacagagaaaactgaagctggCTGGAAAATCACTGAGAACAATAACTCTGGTTTGAAAACCAATGGGAATCCTAACTCTAGCTGGGAATTTGAACCTGCAAAATTCGACTCCGGTTGGAAAACCAACGCAGGAATAAGTGATTCTGGCTCGAAAACAGATGCAGGGAAAACTGATGGGGGATGGAGAAGTGACGTCAGCGAGAAGCCGGTGCCCCACCGGACAATCACGTCCTTCCACGAGCTGGCTCAGAAGCGCAAGCGGGGCTCGGGGCTGCCCCTCGTGCAGCAGGCCAAGAAAGACCGCAGTGACTGGCTCATAGTTTTCTCTCCCGACACCGAGCTGCCACCGACCGGGTCGCTGGGCGGCTCTCCGGCGCCTGCCCGGGAAGTCACTACCTTCAAGGAACTCCGGTCCCGAATCCGGGCCCCGCCCCCGCCAGTCCCTCCCCGAGACCCCCCCGCTAGCTGGGCCTTGGTTCCACCccggcctccacccccacccgtCCCTCCCCGGAGGAAGAAGAACCGACCTGGGCTGCAGCCCATAGCGGAGGGACAGCCCGAGGAGGGCAGGGCGGGTAGCCCCGAGGCTGGCGAGGAGGCCACGGCCACGAAGGAGCCGGAAGAGCCCGGCACGCAGGCCAGTCTTGAGG CCAGTCCCTCACTCCTGCTCCCTCGGCCCCTGGTTTTCCGGTTCTCGGCCGACGGGCGCCCCCTGTTGGAGGGAGGGGGCGCGGGTGCAGCTGGGTCTCTGCTCCTAGCGAGGCCTCTGGCCGGCTGGCCCGGCACCGGGCTGCGGCTGCTGGGGGCGCCGAGTCCCCCAGAGGAGCAGCTCCTGCCTGTTCGCCTGTCCCCGGTGGGAGCCTATTCGCCTCCGGCTCGGGGGACCCTGCCCTGCCTGGCCAGCCCTGAGCTGGCACTGCTGCTGTCCCCGCTCTTTCCCAGAAGTAGCACCTTCCCTGCCGCGGCTCCCCCACCCCGCCAGGTACCCGCCCCCCTGCTGCCACCGCCACCTCTTCCGCCGAAGGCCCCTCGCTGGACCAGGAGCCCACCGCCTCCGCCCAGGCTAC TCCGTAGTTCCTGGTCGTTCGCCGGTGTCCCCGGGGCCCAGCGACTGTGGATGGCAGAAGCCCAGAGTGGGACTGGCCAGCTGCAGGAGCAGAAAAAAG GTCTCCTGATAGCCGTCAGCGCCTCAGTGGATAAAATCATCTCGCACTTTGGGGCCGCGCGGAACTTGGTTCAGAAG AACCAGTTGGGTGATAGCCGACTGAGCCCAGATGTGGGGCACTTGGTGCTGACCACCCTCTGCCCAGCTCTCCACGCCCTGGTGGCTGACGGGCTGAAGCCTTTCCGGAAGGACCTCATCACTGGGCAGCGCAGGAGCAGCCCCTGGAGCGTGGTGGAGGCATCTGTGAAGCCAG GCTCCAGCACTCGATCCCTTGGCACCCTGTACAGCCAGGTCAGCCGCCTGGCTCCCCTGAGCAGCAGCCGCAGCCGCTTCCACGCCTTCATCCTGGGCCTCCTCAA CACTAAGCAGTTGGAGCTGTGGTTTTCCAGTCTGCAGGAAGATGCAG GCCTGCTGTCTCTCCTGTACTTGCCCACTGGATTCTTCTCCCTGGCCCGGGGAGGCTGTCCCTCCCTGTCCACGGAGCTGCTGCTCCTGCTACAGCCGTTGTCGGTGCTCACCTTCCACCTGGACCTGCTCTTTGAGGCCCACCACCTGCCCCTGGGCCCGCCGCAGGCCCCTGCCCCCGCAGGCTCGCCCCCAGCCCTGCAGCAGACTGTGCAAGCTGTGCTGCACTGGGGGGGCCAGCTGGCCCAGAGCCTTCGGGGGGCTTCTGGGGAGACCGCTCCTGGTGCATCAGCCCCCTCAAGCCTTCCCGCGCCAGGCAGCTGGTGGGAGCAGCTGACCCAGGCCTCCCGGGTCTATGCCTCCGGGGGCACTGAGGGCTTCCGGTCCAGGCATCAGGGGATGGCAGCCGAGGGCGCACAGGAGAGATCCCTGCCCACAGAAGCCGCACCAGGCAGAGGCTTGTGGCTGGGGAGGCTGTTTGGAGTGCCTGGGGGCCTCACAGAAACTGAGAGTGGAGCCCCCAAGTCCAG GAGACCATCCAGCTGGCTGCCCCTGACCATGAGTGTGTTGGCGCTAGTGAAGCGGGGGACAGCTCCCGAGACTCCCTCGCCTCCTGAGGAGCTTGAGGCCTCAGCACCCAGCCCAGTACAGACCTGCAG AGCTGCATCAGCATTCACTGAGCTGAATCAAGAGATATTCTGCACAGTGGGAAGGGGAAGCCCGGGGACAGCCAGGCGCCCCCACCTCACTTCATCGCAGCATCTCCCTCTGGTCCCCCACAGGGCAGTCCGGGCTCTCTGTGACCACGCTGCTGCGGCCCCTGACCAGCTGAGCTTCCGGCGTGGGGAAGTGTTGCGTGTCATCGCTACTGTGGATGAGGACTGGCTGCGCTGTGGGCGGGGTGGCGTGGAGGGGCTCGTGCCTGTGGGGTATACCTCTCTTGTTCTCTAG
- the RUSC1 gene encoding AP-4 complex accessory subunit RUSC1 isoform X9, whose product MLSPQRALLCNLNHIHLQHVSLGLHLSRRPELREGPLSTSPPPGDTGGKESRRPCSGTLVDANSNSPAVPCRCCQEHGSGLENRQDPAQEEEGAASPSDPGCSSSLSSCSDLSPDESPISVYSRDLPGNEDVHPQPSIIPLEQGSPLASAGPGICSPDSFCCSPDSCSGDSSTPGPGLDSNCNALITCQDLPSPGLEEEEDGGEQSLPTSELPEADEEKTDAGKTEPSWKINPIWKIDTEKTEAGWKITENNNSGLKTNGNPNSSWEFEPAKFDSGWKTNAGISDSGSKTDAGKTDGGWRSDVSEKPVPHRTITSFHELAQKRKRGSGLPLVQQAKKDRSDWLIVFSPDTELPPTGSLGGSPAPAREVTTFKELRSRIRAPPPPVPPRDPPASWALVPPRPPPPPVPPRRKKNRPGLQPIAEGQPEEGRAGSPEAGEEATATKEPEEPGTQASLEASPSLLLPRPLVFRFSADGRPLLEGGGAGAAGSLLLARPLAGWPGTGLRLLGAPSPPEEQLLPVRLSPVGAYSPPARGTLPCLASPELALLLSPLFPRSSTFPAAAPPPRQVPAPLLPPPPLPPKAPRWTRSPPPPPRLLRSSWSFAGVPGAQRLWMAEAQSGTGQLQEQKKGLLIAVSASVDKIISHFGAARNLVQKNQLGDSRLSPDVGHLVLTTLCPALHALVADGLKPFRKDLITGQRRSSPWSVVEASVKPGSSTRSLGTLYSQVSRLAPLSSSRSRFHAFILGLLKGPGVLLLPEFVSPPSSAALSSWSCGFPVCRKMQACCLSCTCPLDSSPWPGEAVPPCPRSCCSCYSRCRCSPSTWTCSLRPTTCPWARRRPLPPQARPQPCSRLCKLCCTGGASWPRAFGGLLGRPLLVHQPPQAFPRQAAGGSS is encoded by the exons ATGCTGTCCCCTCAGAGGGCTTTACTCTGCAACCTCAACCACATCCACCTCCAGCATGTTTCTCTGGGCCTGCATTTGTCCCGCCGTCCTGAGCTACGGGAGGGGCCTTTGAGCACGTCTCCTCCCCCAGGGGACACCGGGGGCAAAGAGAGCAGGCGTCCCTGCAGCGGGACCTTAGTGGACGCCAATTCCAACAGCCCCGCCGTGCCCTGCCGATGCTGCCAGGAGCACGGGTCAGGCCTAGAAAACCGACAGGACCCAGCACAGGAGGAAGAGGGGGCTGCCTCTCCCTCGGATCCAGgctgctcctcctccctcagctcttGCTCAGACCTTAGCCCCGATGAGTCCCCCATCTCAGTCTACTCTCGGGACCTCCCTGGCAACGAGGATgtccacccccagcccagcatCATCCCCCTGGAGCAGGGCTCCCCACTCGCTTCCGCAGGCCCTGGCATCTGCTCCCCGGACAGCTTCTGTTGCTCTCCCGATTCCTGCTCTGGAGATTCCTCCACACCCGGCCCGGGCCTGGACTCCAACTGCAACGCCCTGATCACCTGCCAGGACCTCCCTTCCCCAGGGCTAGAGGAAGAGGAGGACGGTGGGGAGCAGAGCCTCCCTACTTCCGAGCTCCCAGAGGCGGATGAGGAGAAAACCGACGCTGGGAAAACCGAACCCAGTTGGAAAATTAACCCCATTTGGAAAATTGAcacagagaaaactgaagctggCTGGAAAATCACTGAGAACAATAACTCTGGTTTGAAAACCAATGGGAATCCTAACTCTAGCTGGGAATTTGAACCTGCAAAATTCGACTCCGGTTGGAAAACCAACGCAGGAATAAGTGATTCTGGCTCGAAAACAGATGCAGGGAAAACTGATGGGGGATGGAGAAGTGACGTCAGCGAGAAGCCGGTGCCCCACCGGACAATCACGTCCTTCCACGAGCTGGCTCAGAAGCGCAAGCGGGGCTCGGGGCTGCCCCTCGTGCAGCAGGCCAAGAAAGACCGCAGTGACTGGCTCATAGTTTTCTCTCCCGACACCGAGCTGCCACCGACCGGGTCGCTGGGCGGCTCTCCGGCGCCTGCCCGGGAAGTCACTACCTTCAAGGAACTCCGGTCCCGAATCCGGGCCCCGCCCCCGCCAGTCCCTCCCCGAGACCCCCCCGCTAGCTGGGCCTTGGTTCCACCccggcctccacccccacccgtCCCTCCCCGGAGGAAGAAGAACCGACCTGGGCTGCAGCCCATAGCGGAGGGACAGCCCGAGGAGGGCAGGGCGGGTAGCCCCGAGGCTGGCGAGGAGGCCACGGCCACGAAGGAGCCGGAAGAGCCCGGCACGCAGGCCAGTCTTGAGG CCAGTCCCTCACTCCTGCTCCCTCGGCCCCTGGTTTTCCGGTTCTCGGCCGACGGGCGCCCCCTGTTGGAGGGAGGGGGCGCGGGTGCAGCTGGGTCTCTGCTCCTAGCGAGGCCTCTGGCCGGCTGGCCCGGCACCGGGCTGCGGCTGCTGGGGGCGCCGAGTCCCCCAGAGGAGCAGCTCCTGCCTGTTCGCCTGTCCCCGGTGGGAGCCTATTCGCCTCCGGCTCGGGGGACCCTGCCCTGCCTGGCCAGCCCTGAGCTGGCACTGCTGCTGTCCCCGCTCTTTCCCAGAAGTAGCACCTTCCCTGCCGCGGCTCCCCCACCCCGCCAGGTACCCGCCCCCCTGCTGCCACCGCCACCTCTTCCGCCGAAGGCCCCTCGCTGGACCAGGAGCCCACCGCCTCCGCCCAGGCTAC TCCGTAGTTCCTGGTCGTTCGCCGGTGTCCCCGGGGCCCAGCGACTGTGGATGGCAGAAGCCCAGAGTGGGACTGGCCAGCTGCAGGAGCAGAAAAAAG GTCTCCTGATAGCCGTCAGCGCCTCAGTGGATAAAATCATCTCGCACTTTGGGGCCGCGCGGAACTTGGTTCAGAAG AACCAGTTGGGTGATAGCCGACTGAGCCCAGATGTGGGGCACTTGGTGCTGACCACCCTCTGCCCAGCTCTCCACGCCCTGGTGGCTGACGGGCTGAAGCCTTTCCGGAAGGACCTCATCACTGGGCAGCGCAGGAGCAGCCCCTGGAGCGTGGTGGAGGCATCTGTGAAGCCAG GCTCCAGCACTCGATCCCTTGGCACCCTGTACAGCCAGGTCAGCCGCCTGGCTCCCCTGAGCAGCAGCCGCAGCCGCTTCCACGCCTTCATCCTGGGCCTCCTCAA aggCCCTGGAGTCCTCCTTCTCCCTGAATTTGTGTCCCCGCCTTCCTCTGCAGCACTAAGCAGTTGGAGCTGTGGTTTTCCAGTCTGCAGGAAGATGCAG GCCTGCTGTCTCTCCTGTACTTGCCCACTGGATTCTTCTCCCTGGCCCGGGGAGGCTGTCCCTCCCTGTCCACGGAGCTGCTGCTCCTGCTACAGCCGTTGTCGGTGCTCACCTTCCACCTGGACCTGCTCTTTGAGGCCCACCACCTGCCCCTGGGCCCGCCGCAGGCCCCTGCCCCCGCAGGCTCGCCCCCAGCCCTGCAGCAGACTGTGCAAGCTGTGCTGCACTGGGGGGGCCAGCTGGCCCAGAGCCTTCGGGGGGCTTCTGGGGAGACCGCTCCTGGTGCATCAGCCCCCTCAAGCCTTCCCGCGCCAGGCAGCTGGTGGGAGCAGCTGA